A genomic region of Sphingobium sp. HWE2-09 contains the following coding sequences:
- the metX gene encoding homoserine O-acetyltransferase MetX, which produces MASVPLSEDSRFGLRRQARLAGPLRLSSGASLGPVDIAYETYGAMNADKSNVILICHALTGDQYVASDHPVTGKPGWWWRLVGEGKPVDPARHFIVCANVIGSCMGSSGPASIDPATGDAFAMRFPVLTIADMVRAQAALLDHLGVERLSAVIGGSMGGMQALTWPTLFPDRVESCIVIASTARHSAQNIAFHEVGRQAIMADPNWRGGDYYADGQVPSAGLAVARMAAHITYLSEAGLTEKFGRRLQGRDAKTFGFDADFQVESYLRHQGLSFVERFDANSYLYITRAMDYYDIADDHGGSLAKAFTASQARFCLVSFDTDWLYPTSESRIIVHALNASGAQASFVELSSPFGHDAFLLECPELNRVVDGFLRGGRA; this is translated from the coding sequence ATGGCGAGCGTTCCCCTTTCCGAAGACAGTCGTTTCGGCCTGCGTCGGCAGGCCCGCCTGGCAGGGCCGCTGCGCCTGTCGAGTGGGGCCAGCCTGGGGCCGGTCGATATCGCCTATGAAACCTATGGCGCGATGAATGCGGACAAAAGCAACGTCATCCTGATCTGCCATGCGCTGACCGGCGACCAATATGTGGCGTCGGACCATCCCGTGACCGGTAAGCCCGGCTGGTGGTGGCGGCTGGTGGGGGAAGGCAAGCCGGTCGATCCCGCGCGCCATTTCATCGTGTGCGCCAATGTCATCGGCAGCTGTATGGGGTCGTCCGGTCCCGCCAGCATCGATCCCGCGACCGGTGACGCCTTTGCGATGCGTTTTCCGGTGCTGACCATTGCCGACATGGTGCGGGCGCAGGCGGCGTTGCTCGACCATCTGGGCGTGGAGCGGCTGAGCGCGGTCATTGGCGGATCGATGGGGGGCATGCAGGCGCTGACCTGGCCGACGCTGTTCCCCGACCGGGTCGAAAGCTGCATCGTCATCGCCTCGACCGCGCGGCACAGTGCGCAGAATATCGCCTTTCACGAAGTCGGACGGCAGGCGATCATGGCCGATCCCAACTGGCGCGGGGGCGATTATTATGCCGACGGGCAGGTGCCGAGCGCGGGGCTGGCGGTCGCGCGGATGGCGGCGCATATCACCTATCTGTCGGAAGCGGGGCTGACCGAGAAGTTTGGGCGACGCTTGCAGGGGCGGGACGCCAAGACCTTCGGGTTCGACGCGGATTTCCAGGTGGAAAGCTATTTGCGGCATCAGGGGCTGAGCTTCGTCGAGCGGTTCGATGCGAACAGCTATCTCTATATCACGCGGGCGATGGACTATTATGACATCGCCGACGATCATGGCGGGTCGCTGGCGAAGGCGTTTACGGCGAGCCAGGCGCGTTTCTGTCTGGTCAGTTTCGATACCGACTGGCTCTATCCCACCAGCGAATCGCGGATCATCGTCCATGCGCTGAACGCGTCGGGCGCGCAGGCCAGCTTCGTGGAATTGTCCAGCCCGTTCGGCCATGATGCCTTCCTGCTGGAATGTCCCGAACTTAATCGGGTGGTGGACGGCTTCCTGCGCGGGGGGCGGGCATGA
- a CDS encoding 2-hydroxyacid dehydrogenase, which yields MHDIPRPPIVAYGHLNAYLESELDRRFTIHRIAADADLSALPPAVQQSRALVSFGSVGAPAAIMDALPNLAMIGLFSVGYDKVDIDHARAKGIRVTNTPDVLTDDVADLAVGLLYATVRNIVANDRIVRSGGWARKHMPALSGRVTGRRIGILGLGRIGRAIALRLEPVAAEILYHNRRQATDTAYRYVADPIDFARQSDVIIVATSGGPEAAQLVDAAMLDALGPQGVIVNISRGSVIDEDALVAALTDGRIAGAGLDVFANEPHVPAALLTMDQVVLQPHQGSATVHSRKAMADLVLANLDAFFAGEPLLTPVV from the coding sequence ATGCATGACATCCCCCGCCCCCCGATCGTCGCCTATGGCCATCTCAACGCCTATCTGGAAAGTGAACTGGATCGCCGCTTCACCATCCACCGTATCGCCGCCGACGCCGACCTGTCCGCCCTCCCGCCCGCCGTCCAGCAGTCCCGCGCGCTGGTCAGCTTCGGATCGGTCGGCGCCCCTGCGGCGATCATGGACGCGCTTCCCAATCTGGCGATGATCGGCCTCTTCTCGGTCGGCTATGACAAGGTCGATATCGACCATGCCCGCGCCAAAGGCATCCGCGTCACCAACACGCCCGACGTGCTGACCGACGATGTCGCCGACCTCGCCGTGGGCCTGCTCTACGCCACGGTGCGCAACATCGTCGCCAACGACCGGATCGTGCGGTCGGGCGGCTGGGCGCGCAAGCACATGCCCGCTTTGTCCGGCCGGGTAACCGGCCGCCGCATTGGCATATTGGGTCTCGGCCGCATCGGCCGCGCCATCGCCCTGCGGCTGGAACCGGTGGCGGCCGAAATCCTGTACCACAATCGGCGGCAGGCGACCGACACCGCCTATCGCTACGTCGCCGATCCGATCGACTTCGCCCGCCAGAGCGACGTCATCATCGTCGCCACCTCCGGCGGCCCGGAAGCCGCGCAACTGGTCGATGCCGCGATGCTCGACGCGCTCGGACCACAGGGCGTGATCGTCAACATCAGCCGCGGCAGCGTCATCGACGAAGACGCCCTGGTCGCCGCGCTGACGGACGGCCGCATCGCCGGCGCAGGGCTGGACGTCTTCGCCAACGAACCGCATGTGCCAGCCGCGCTGCTGACGATGGACCAGGTCGTCCTCCAACCCCACCAAGGCAGCGCCACGGTCCATAGCCGCAAAGCCATGGCCGACCTCGTCCTCGCCAACCTCGACGCCTTTTTCGCAGGCGAGCCGCTACTGACGCCGGTGGTGTAG